The Megalobrama amblycephala isolate DHTTF-2021 linkage group LG1, ASM1881202v1, whole genome shotgun sequence genome segment GTTTTGAAACAAAAGTTCAGAACGCGTCTCTTCCTCTTGGCAAACCAATGTAAAATGTGCATTTCCGCCACCTTGTGGTCTGGAGTGTGAAGAGCACATTGAATAATTGAGTAAAATAAGGAGGGAAAAGAGAGAAGAAAATGTGTGGAGGGAAAAAAGGGAGGAATAGACCCTTAAGAGATTGTTTCTGCTTTCTTACTGATAATTCACTTTCTCTGGATTGCAGAATGACTTAAGAAATGCTTTCAGCCATCAAAGTGAAAGCATCACCCTTGGTTAGGTAATATGGGCATTACAATTTTAGTATCTCTTTTCTGAGTGTATTATATCAGTACAGTATGCCCAACTTAGCCTTCATGTATCAGTAAGAATTTCGGGATCCCTGCGATTCAGTTCCATTTTTTGAGGGACAGTTAAGATATAATAATACTACAAACTATGGTGgacattttattgtttatcctttttttaattatcatttCTAATATGCTTTcatgttcaaaaacattgtttttttcttacatTTCGTAATAAATTCAGacaagcttaaaggtgccctaaaattgaatttacctcaggatagttgaataacaaaaaagtacttaaaaaagtatttgttgctttataatattaaggtagaaccacttaactcacatgaactgttttaaatatgtttttagtacctttatggatcttgagatttGATGGCATCAGTGGATAAAAATGGCATTGCTGGCCTCACTGAGatatcggatttaatcaaaatatcttaatttgtttttactaGTTCCCTTTTTAAAAGAGAACTGATTGATACAAAAGCATTAGGTACATTAACACAAACTGCTGAAGATGAACTTTGGATGATGTTTCTTTGTCACTCATTGAcacaacctctttgttcttcagtattgtgaagtttcatctgcAGGTTCTGGATCACTGGTTTCTCctctgcatggatcttcatgtgtaacTTCAGGTGgtttttaaaggtcccattcttcatgatcccatgtttcaaactttagttagtgtgtaatgttgttgttagagtataaataaaatctgtaaaattttaaagctcaaagtttaatgccaagcgagatattttatttaacagaagtcgcctacatcgaacggccagtttggactacatccctctacttccttctttaatgacgtcactaaaacagttttttgactaacctccgcccacaggaatacacaaaaaaagggggcgtggtcttgttgcgctcccacggagaagagcaagagttgcgtttgtaaagtgtgtttgtcgccatgtcgtcgaaacgctgttattttcatcccgcagtccaatcacctttgtttggccttcccagggacgctgtacttagagatcaatggttacaatttatgtttaactcggttcccgaaaattataatccacatgttaaactatgtgcagcacattttactgaggacagcttcctcaatctcagtCAGTTTAATGCCTTATTCGCACAAAGCttatttttgaaagatggagcagttccctctttgtctggagaaggcgttgtttgtggaccacaaccggtaagtgtattttattatttacgttGGTGCGTTTAACAGTTTCTGTAACTTATCACACAAAGGGCAACGCTGTTTAGCTTTGTTAACTAGATGGCAATTGAAACTTATCcgaccaaaacttttaaaaagtgtagtaaTTCAACCGGACACTATcgattgttggtgtttgttatgatcagtttaaattatttgttgattatatctgttgtttactgtttaaccacatgctggtttagctgcagccacgcgaatcattgttctatgtttaggcctatgtaacgttacctactgtaaataaacagcttaccattgtgacacATCCTGCAAAAGACGTGTTTCTACTCGATCCTCTTCATCTATGTtctccgggtctgattccggctcaaattgatagggtaaaattaaagacatgtttacaataacactgagcgcgtgcatctccacgttatggtaagaggcgtgacatttccgggcaaggagcgctaagctgctgtcgaatcacaacacaggaaccgctggcacaatcagaactcgttacgtatttctgaaggagggacttcatagaacaaggaagtcatcagcccgtttttatgacagtggaaacagcggtatacagataagtaaattatgtgaaaaatactgtgttttttacacgcgaaacatgaacacatgttatattgcacactataaacacaatcaaagcttcaaaaaaccacgaagaacgggacctttaatagtGAAACtatttccacactgatcacacgtgtgcagcttctctctgctgtggattCTCTCATGTGTCTTCAGTGTTcctgactgactgaatctcgtcacagtgtgaacacttgtaaggtttttctccagggtGGATCTTCTCGTGTCTTTTTAGTGTTCCTgtctgactgaatctcttgtcacagtgtgaacacttgtaaggtttttctccagtgtgaatcctctgGTGACGTTTTAAACAGTCTGctgtaataaatgttttctcacactcaaagcacatgtactctctcaaACCAGTATGAATTTTCtgatgttcttttaaacttcccagctgtgaaaaactctttccacacacagaacatggatgtggcttctcctttgtatgaactgTCATGTGTCTCTTCAGGATTATTGACTGAGTAAATGTTTTACCACATTGATCAcgtgtgaacggcttctctccggtgtggatcctcatgtgatcTTTAAGGTTTGACGATTGATtgaagctctttccacattgaTTACATGTGAACGgtctttctccagtatgaactctcataTGAGCTTCAAGATGACTTttgtgtgtgaaactctttccacactgagtgcaggttgcagatttcttggctcttctttcatttaaaaatgtctttttagtctttgagcgactcaaaggtttttctccaggtttgtcatgatgtttctcctccacttcactcagttcttcactctcctccttcacttccatcaggtctgaaatcaaagaaaaaaagtttaatttcattttcagtacatcaaaataattatgataataataataataagaagaagaagaagtgtCCTTTGTCTCCACTTTGTCTCCACATAAATATTCATGGCCATCACCACTCCCACCCAGCAGTGCTGACACAAAAACTGACTTAGAAAATTCAAATCATTATATTGTTGTTGGTGTTAAAAAGTTCAGAATAATCTTTACATAATTGCGTAGTAAAAATTCTAGCCTACAAGCTTGATAACTCAAAAGTCTTATTAACAACTATTCAGAATATGTTTTATAGCCTTATTGCAAGGagatccccccccccccaaaaaaaacttTCTAACCACGCATaatctttatttacaaaaaaatgtgaaCATGTATATCTATattgctcacatattattgtagcagagtttgtgctgaatacagcaaaattacattttggccAATAGTATGATATAAGTAGCTGaaataagcacaaatgtcagagcatgacAAAACATCTCAAGGGCCCCAGAATCACTCAGACCTCTGGGGGTTAAACTTTGCGGCAAAACCAAACTTAGAAAGACTCTCAACAGAaaagaaaactaaaacaaatgaaAGTGAGACAAGAGTGTGATGGCTTGAATGAAGTTGATCTGCCTTTATCTTCTTGTCATTGTCTTGTCTACTCGTCTGAAGCTTTGTTCGTATTCTGAGATTTTAAACTTGAATTTGTGTCCAGCCTCTGAAGGGAGTACTGACCAATTAAACATTGTCTTTTGTATGATGTATACATTTCTCCTCCTCTCACCATAAATCACGTTATCTGATGGTCTCTTATCTTCCTGATCTACCAAAGAGTACAGTTTAGACATGATTTCTATTAATAAGAATACAATGAATTTAATTCAAAGAATGATTAAAGCGGTAAGAGTACATTCACAATGATACCAAACACTCCATGCTCCCATTAAACCATTCGACAGTTATAACAATTTCATGAATTATGTGTGATCTAAACAGGGGCGCGTTTCTCAAAGTGAACTGTGGTCGCATGTttcgtcgttaccaatagagttcaattgAACTTACCACCATCGTTGACTAACGACGCTTTTGGGAAAACGAGCCCCAGATGTGTTACATATTAGCTTGAAGACATGTTACAGAATTATGCAGTTGAACAATGTTTGATAAGTCTGTTTAGTCATCATTTTGAGAATAATTTGATGGATTTAATAATAGCAGTCTCTGTGGGTTTTTTTCCTGTGGTTTTCAACTCTGTGGTCAAGAGAATtcattcaaaggtttggagaagaagagaaggcCTGTTTTGTTTCTCTGTCTTGGGGATTTATTATGATGGGGCTTGAGCTGTGCCCTCTTCAAACCAATCCGTCTTTTACAAACTGCTTGAGGTTGACATCTCTTTCCTCAGCTAGGCTCAACTGAATTAGATTCCTGAGTGTTGATTCAGAATTCAATGGGATATtctgtttgaatgaatcatctGAAAGATTCATTTGTGTCTAGTTCACCCTCAAATTCTACACACTAGACAACTGCTATAAAATATTACTATCACTCTGATGTCTTTTTAACTGTGACATCCAGGAAGTGACATGATCTGGTCTCtttctacagcatgatgggagcacaagaaaataatctcaatcCATCGTATTTAGTTCAATCGcattcatcaaccctgttaccaaagttactCAAAGAAGAATAATCTATATAACTTCTATAAGAGAAATACAACTTCATCAGGAACTATAAATAAgattttgctttatttaaacttacaaccctgtcagccattctggaaagtGTATTTACTTGACACAGTTTGGAGTTTACTGTTTATTCCTGAAAAAACTATCAATGatgttaatatattaaaaaataatggttatgttgtaaattgaactgttttattttacagtaaacagtaaaataaaacagttcaaacaatatttagtattatttaatatttaaattttctcAAACCTCCCTTTACTGACAGAAAAACAGATCGTTCCATTTCATAGTT includes the following:
- the LOC125275259 gene encoding gastrula zinc finger protein XlCGF49.1-like, with translation MRVHTGERPFTCNQCGKSFNQSSNLKDHMRIHTGEKPFTRDQCGKTFTQSIILKRHMTVHTKEKPHPCSVCGKSFSQLGSLKEHQKIHTGLREYMCFECEKTFITADCLKRHQRIHTGEKPYKCSHCDKRFSQTGTLKRHEKIHPGEKPYKCSHCDEIQSVRNTEDT